In Nicotiana tabacum cultivar K326 chromosome 11, ASM71507v2, whole genome shotgun sequence, a single window of DNA contains:
- the LOC142165927 gene encoding uncharacterized protein LOC142165927, translated as MPLNSILVCEIFDVWVIDFMCSFLSSYSYEYILVVIDYVSNWVEAIPTRTFLRKNIFTRFGTPRVIISDKGPHFVNKQFDTLLSKYEVTHKTGTPYHAQTSGQVEVANHGLKRFLEKRVSASGKDWSVKLDEALWAYRTAFRTTIWTSSFKLVYGKSCHFLVEIEHKAYWAIKLLNLDLSLAGEHIMSQVNELEGFRLDVYENARIFKEKTKKWHDRLIKPKEFHEGEKVQMATSKKRKTPSASTGRQVGMSIAKDVVTSSNTTEVNGPYVALIWCFLTGHDFDVVNVIQDENGKVKREKKLWADKVNIGKYPVVAAVVESEESDAPVEDREVHDEDVDATTPHDKCIGEPSGGVWETRMLALE; from the exons ATGCCCCTGAATTCCATTTTGGTATGTGAAATCTTCGATGTCTGGGTTATTGACTTCATGTGTTCCTTCCTATCGTCCTATTCCTATGAATATATCCTAGTGGTCATTGACTATGTCTCCAATTGGGTCGAGGCAATCCCCACTAGGACATTTCTTCGGAAGAATATTTTCACCCGTTTTGGAACTCCCCGGGTCATCATCAGTGACAAAGGGCCACATTTTGTCAATAAACAGTTTGACACTCTGCTGTCTAAATATGAGGTAACTCATAAAACAGGAACCCCGTATCATGCGCAAACTAGTGGGCAGGTAGAAGTAGCTAACCATGGACTCAAAAGATTTCTAGAAAAAAGGGTGAGTGCTTCCGGTAAAGATTGGTCAGTAAAGTTAGatgaagctctatgggcatatagaacAGCGTTCAGAACAACCATATGGACTTCATCCTTCAAGTTGGTATATGGAAAATCATGTCACTTCCTTGTGGAGATAGAGCATAAGGCTTATTGGGCAATTAAATTGCTTAATCTTGATCTTAGTCTTGCAGGTGAGCACATaatgtcacaagtgaatgagctgGAGGGATTCAGATTGGACGTGTATGAGAATGCGcgaattttcaaggaaaagacaaagAAATGGCATGACCGTCTAATTAAACCGAAGGAATTTCATGAAGGGGAAAAG GTGCAAATGGCCActtctaagaaaagaaaaactccaaGTGCCTCCACCGGTAGGCAAGTAGGCATGTCCATAGCTAAAGATGTGGTAACATCCAG CAACACAACTGAGGTGAATGGTCCCTATGTTGCTCTGATTTGGTGCTTTCTCACTGGCCACGACTTTGATGTGGTTAATGTCATTCAAGATGAG AACGGGAAGGtcaagagagaaaagaaattgtGGGCTGATAAAGTTAACATTGGGAAATATCCTGTTGTGGCTGCGGTGGTTGAGAGTGAGGAGTCTGATGCACCCGTCGAGGATAGAGAGGTGCACGATGAGGATGTTGATGCTACTACCCCGCATGACAAGTGTATTGGAGAACCTTCCGGTGGTGTATGGGAAACAAGAATGCTTGCCTTGGAATAG